In bacterium BMS3Abin14, the DNA window CCTTGGCCCCAACTTCCTCGAGCTGCTTTTTTGCATCCTCAGCCTCATCCCTGGAGACACCTTCCTTGACGGGGCCGGGAGCGCCGTCAACCACATCCTTGGCCTCCTTGAGCCCAAGCCCGGTGAGCGCCCGGACCACCTTGATAACCTTGATCTTCTCGCCTCCGATCTCGGAGAGGATAACGTCAAATTCTGTCTTCTCCTCTGCCTCGGCAACAGCGCCCGGGGCCGCAGCGGCAACAGCGACCGGAACGGCTGCACTCACTCCAAACTTTTCCTCCAGTTCCTTGACAAATTCCGCCATCTCCAGAACGGTCATATTCTCAATAAATTTGACTACGTCATTCTTCGTAACATCAGCCATTTTAACTTTCCTCCCAAATATCTATTGTAATTTTAAATCAATTATTTAAGCCCTATCCCGGGCATCACGATCACGCAGCGTCCTTCAGCGTTCGAATGGCATCCAGCACTCTGACAAAGCTGCCGGGAATCTCCGAAAGGAGCCGGACAAAGCCCTCGGCAGGCGCCTGAAAGGTTGCCAGCGTTGTGGCCAACAGTGTGTCTCTGTCCGGGAGATCAGCCAGCGTGCGGATCTCGCTCAGGCCAAGGACCTTTCCGGCGAGAATCCCTGCCTTGATTTCGAGGTTTTCGTTGGTCTTCATGAAGTGAACGAGCGCCTTGGCAGGCCCCACCGGGTCACCCTCTGTGAAAAGTATGCCCACCGGGCCCACGAAATGTTCTTTGACGGATTCCAAAGGGGTACCGTCGGCGGCGCGAATGGACAGGGTGTTTTTCACGACACGGAACCTGCCCTGAACTTCACGAAGCCGAATGCGCAATTCAGACAAATCGGCAACCGTCAAACCGCGGTAATCCGCGAGGACGGCCATTCTCATCTCGCTGAAAAGGCTGTGCAGTTCCTCAACTTGTTTGTCTCGATCGGTGCGGCCCAACTTCAACCCTCCTTTCTTCTCATGGTCAGTTGACGTGAGTTTTCCACGCCGGTCCGGCAAAGACATTATGAGACTTGAAGTGGACCGCGGCTATCCAGGTAATCTTCATGGGATGCCTTGAATCCGCACCGTGCCTCGGCTGGGCGCCCGCGGGGCGTTTAATCGGCCTGCCCTGAGCTTGTCATCTCATAGGCGAAGCTGACCCTGCTGTCATTGAACATCCGGTGTGGCAATACTGGATTATGCCCCTAACGAAGGGCGTTAACAGCCCAGACAGGATCGATCTTGACCCCCGGTCCCATCGTGGATGTCAGGGTAATACTCTTAAAATATCGGCCTTTACTGGCGGCCGGTTTGAGTTTCAACAATGTTCCCAGAAAAGCTTCAAGATTCTCTATGAGCTGCTCGGCGGTAAAGCTGGCCTTGCCGATTGGAGAATGGACGATTCCGTTTTTCTCGGTCCTGAACTCGGTCTTTCCGGCCTTGATCTCCTCGATGGCCTTGACAAGGTCAAATGTCACCGTCCCAA includes these proteins:
- the rplL gene encoding 50S ribosomal protein L7/L12, whose translation is MADVTKNDVVKFIENMTVLEMAEFVKELEEKFGVSAAVPVAVAAAAPGAVAEAEEKTEFDVILSEIGGEKIKVIKVVRALTGLGLKEAKDVVDGAPGPVKEGVSRDEAEDAKKQLEEVGAKVDVK
- the rplJ gene encoding 50S ribosomal protein L10 encodes the protein MGRTDRDKQVEELHSLFSEMRMAVLADYRGLTVADLSELRIRLREVQGRFRVVKNTLSIRAADGTPLESVKEHFVGPVGILFTEGDPVGPAKALVHFMKTNENLEIKAGILAGKVLGLSEIRTLADLPDRDTLLATTLATFQAPAEGFVRLLSEIPGSFVRVLDAIRTLKDAA